From Campylobacter lari:
TGTATAAAGGCTTTAGCTTTAAATCTAACTTAACATTTTCAAAGGTATTTAAATTCGAGTTTGAAAAAATCAAAAGCATGTCTAGCTCATCTTTAAAGGCTTTTAAAAAATTCTCCCCACCCTCATACATGATGAGCTTTGCTTCACTAGGAATACTTGTAAAAATTTCTCTTTTAGGTACGCTAAATAAAGGAATGTTTGGATCAAAACTTTCTAAATTTTGATGGCTTAGTATGCATAAATTTGGTGCTTTAGCTTGAACTAACCTTGCATCTAAAATAGGCCTATCATGTCTTATAGTTTCTCCGCCCACTACAAGCAAATCAAGCTTTGAGCGTAATGCATGGGCATAGGTTCTACTTGCTTTAGAACTTACGATTTTACCATAAGCAGAGCCATTTAAAGAAAGGGCTAGTTTAAAAAATTTAAAACTTGATTTTTGCCATTTTAAAAAAGGCTTTAAAAGCTCTTTGGCTCTTTGCTCGCAAATTCCCATGTGAACTTTTATGCCTTGATCTTTTAAAAACTCTGCCCCACCGCTTGCGAGCTTATGCTCATCTTTAGTAGCGATAAAAACTTCACTAAAACCAAGTGTACTAAAAAGCTTTGCACAAGGTGGGGTTTTACCCTGATGATTACAAGGTTCTAAACTCACATAAGCACTAGCGCCTTTTAATAACCCCTGATGATTTTTGCAAATAAACTCATGCAAATCATTTGCATTTTGTGGTAAATCTAAATTTGGATTAAGTGCTTTTAAGGCTTTACTCACTGCTTCAAGTTCTGCATGAGCCTTGCCTGCTTCTTTGTGTGCTTCTATGCTTAAGATTTTGCCATTTTTGTCTAAGATCACACAACCTACGGCTGGATTAGGGTAGGTTAAAAGCTGATATTTCCAAGCTTCATCTATAGCTAAATTCATATAAAATTCGTGATTCATATTACTTCCTAAAAAGGTAAAGGTGCAAAAAATACCTTAAGCTTTACATGCTCATCGCAAGCTTTTAAAAAACCTTGCGCTAAAAACTTAATATCTTTAGTTTTTAATTTCTCTCTTAAATCAAAAGTTCTCTCACATAGAGGATAAATGAGATAAATTTCCTTTATCTCGTATTTATTTACATAAGCAAACATTTGATATAAATCACTTTGCGATATACCATGTTTTTTCTCATCTTCGTTATCATCTGGAATTTTCCATTTGGTATCTAATATCATTTTATTTTCTATATATAAATCAGGCTTTAACATAAAACATTTTTCATCATTTTTTGAGATTAAATACTTTCCACTACTTTTGGTTTTTATATTTTTGCTAGGATTAGCAAGTTTAAACATATAAGCCACATAGTTTTCAAAAAGTTTTTCCATAGGAAAAAGTAAAGCAAAGGCTTCGTTTTTACCTTTATATGGAGCAAAGCTTTGATTTTGTAAAAATATCTTACACCAAGAAAGTATATTTTCATAATAATCAAAATGTCTTGAAATTTTAAAACTAAAATCTTTTTCATAATTTTTAGAAAATTCTACCTCATCAAGCATTTGCATAGCTTTGATGATTTTAAATTTATTCGAGCTTGTTTTGGATTTTAAAAAATTTAGGGTTGATTTTATCAAACGATTTGGCGCTATGTCTAAAACAAATTCATCACTACTTGTGAAAAATCTTTCTTTGTGTATTAAATTTGATTTTATATGCTCATTAAACAGCAACTTTCCTTTTAAAAAAGTTCTATTTTCCTCACTACTTACATAAGATCTCATCAAACCTTTTTTATACACACTATCAAATTCATCTAAAAACATCGTGATAAATACTTCAAACAAAGGCATTTTGGCAATTTGTAAAGATGAAATTTGAGACTTTTTAAAGGGAGAATTTTTTAAGGTTTTTAACATGTTGATTAAAAGAATACTAGGATTAACTTCATAATCTTTTTTATAAAAATCATCATTTATAGAGATATTTTCTAATTCGTAGTATTTTTTTAATTTTTCTTTATCATAATTTGAGGTTTTATCCTCTTTTTTATAGCTATCCAAATTTGTGCATTTTGGCAAGATCTCTAAAACACCACTTTTAGTCTGTATAATGCCGACATAATTTTTAGCTTTTAAGGTGTTTTTATTTTTAAAGCCTAGAAGACTTTCATTATTTTTTGCAAAGTCTTCTAGCTCTTTATAAAATATTTCAGTCTTTTCTTTGAAAATTTCTTTTAAATCTTCTTTAGAAAAAGCTTGATATTCGATGATAGAAAAAGTGTTAATTGTTTTCATTATTCATATATTTTTTTAAAAGTAGCTTCATCCCATTTTTGACTATCACTAAACTTATAAATAACCTTATCACTTTCTATAAATTCTGTCATATTTTTTAAATAATCTTTATTTTCAACAATAACATTTTCCAACATACCATTTTTATTTAAAACTGCGTCAATCAAAGCATAATCATTATAAAAATACTCTTGCAATAGTGGGATGATTTTATTTTGAAAAACATTTTTTAATTTCTCTAAACTATCAATGCCTATAAAAAATGCATGGCCTATAGTCTTTTCTCTATCTAGCAAGTATTCTATACGCGTATTGATAGCTTCTAGTAATTTTTGTAAATTTACACCTTTGCAATTATCAGAC
This genomic window contains:
- the ribD gene encoding bifunctional diaminohydroxyphosphoribosylaminopyrimidine deaminase/5-amino-6-(5-phosphoribosylamino)uracil reductase RibD, whose protein sequence is MNHEFYMNLAIDEAWKYQLLTYPNPAVGCVILDKNGKILSIEAHKEAGKAHAELEAVSKALKALNPNLDLPQNANDLHEFICKNHQGLLKGASAYVSLEPCNHQGKTPPCAKLFSTLGFSEVFIATKDEHKLASGGAEFLKDQGIKVHMGICEQRAKELLKPFLKWQKSSFKFFKLALSLNGSAYGKIVSSKASRTYAHALRSKLDLLVVGGETIRHDRPILDARLVQAKAPNLCILSHQNLESFDPNIPLFSVPKREIFTSIPSEAKLIMYEGGENFLKAFKDELDMLLIFSNSNLNTFENVKLDLKLKPLYKGFLENDTYGFYEIIKS
- a CDS encoding McrC family protein, which encodes MKTINTFSIIEYQAFSKEDLKEIFKEKTEIFYKELEDFAKNNESLLGFKNKNTLKAKNYVGIIQTKSGVLEILPKCTNLDSYKKEDKTSNYDKEKLKKYYELENISINDDFYKKDYEVNPSILLINMLKTLKNSPFKKSQISSLQIAKMPLFEVFITMFLDEFDSVYKKGLMRSYVSSEENRTFLKGKLLFNEHIKSNLIHKERFFTSSDEFVLDIAPNRLIKSTLNFLKSKTSSNKFKIIKAMQMLDEVEFSKNYEKDFSFKISRHFDYYENILSWCKIFLQNQSFAPYKGKNEAFALLFPMEKLFENYVAYMFKLANPSKNIKTKSSGKYLISKNDEKCFMLKPDLYIENKMILDTKWKIPDDNEDEKKHGISQSDLYQMFAYVNKYEIKEIYLIYPLCERTFDLREKLKTKDIKFLAQGFLKACDEHVKLKVFFAPLPF